Genomic DNA from Oncorhynchus kisutch isolate 150728-3 unplaced genomic scaffold, Okis_V2 scaffold1190, whole genome shotgun sequence:
gggcatctcagtagtctagagtgacttaccctggggacatctcagtagtctagagtgacttaccctggggacatctcagtagtctgagagtgacttaccctggggcCATATCAGTAGTGTCTAGAGTGACTACCCTGGggccatctcagtagtctagagtgacttacctggggacatctcagtagtctagagtgacttaccctgggacatctcagtagtctagagtgacttaccctggggacatctcagtagtctagagtgacttaccctggggacatctcagtagtctagagtgacttaccctggggacatctcagtagtctagagtgacttaccctggggacatctcagtagtctagagtgactgacCCTGGggccatctcagtagtctagagtgacttaccctggggacatctcagtagtctagtgacttaccctggggacatctcagtagtctagagtgacttaccctggggccatctcagtagtctagagtgacttaccctcgggccatctcagtagtctagagtgacttaccctgggcatctcagtagtctagagtgacttaccctggggacatctcagtagtctagagtgacttaccctggggacatctcagtagtctagagtgacttacctggggacatctcagtagtctagagtgacttaccctggggacatctcagtagtctagagtgacttaccctggggacatctcagtagtctagagtgacttacctggggacatctcagtagtctagagtgacttaccctggggacatctcagtagtctagagtgacttaccctggggacatctcagtagtctagagtgacttaccctggggacatctcagtagtctagagtgacttaccctggggacatctcagtagtctagagtgacttaccctggggacatctcagtagtctagagtgacttaccctggtgggcatctcagtagtctagagtgacttaccctggtgggcatctcagtagtctagagtgacttaccacCTGGTGGGGCATCTCAGTATTCTAGAGTGACTTACCTGgagacatctcagtagtctagagtgacttaccctggggacatctcagtagtctagactGACTTACCCTGgtggcatctcagtagtctagagtgacttaccctggggccatctcagtagtctagagtgacttaccctggggacatctcagtagtctttttatttttttattttacctttatttaaccaggtaggctagctgagaacacctttatttaaccaggtaggcaagttgagaacaagttctcatttacaattgcgacctggccaagataaagcaaagcagttcgacagataaaacgacacagagttacacatggagtaaaacaaacatacagtcaataatgcagtataaacagtctatatacaatgtgagcaaatgaggtgagaagggaggtaaaggcaaaaaaggccaagatggcaaagtaaatacaatatagcaagtaaaatactggaatggtagttttgcaatggaagaatgtgcaaagtagaaataaaaataatggggtgcaaaggagcaaaataataaataattaaaattaaatacagttgggaaagaggtagttgtttgggctaaattataggtgggctatgtacaggtgcagtaatctgtgagctgctctgacagttggtgcttaaagctagtgaggagataagtgtttccagtttcagagatttttgtagttcgttccagtcattggcagcagagaactggaaggagaggcggccaaagaaagaattggttttgggggtgactagagagatatacgtgctggagcgtgtgctacaggtgggagatgctatggtgaccagcgagctgagataaggggggactttacctagcagggtcttgtagatgacatggagccagtgggtttggcgacgagtatgaagcgagggccagccaacgagagcgtacaggtcgcaatggtgggtagtatatggggctttggtgataaaacggattgcactgtgatagactgcatccaatttgttgagtagggtattggaggctattttgtaaatgacatcgccaaagtcgaggattggtaggatggtcagttttacaaggtatgtttggcagcatgagtgaaggatgctttgttgcgaaataggaagccaattctagatttaactttggattggagatgtttgatatgggtctggaaggagagtttacagtctaaccagacacctaagtatttgtagttgtccacgtattctaagtcagagccgtccagagtagtgatgttggacaggcgggtctagagtctagagtgacttaccctgggggcatctcagtagtctagagcaGGTATTTTCAAACCACCCAGGGGTATGTGCAATGACGtcaggggtacgccaaataaaaatattaTTCACATAAAAATAAATTagcacattttcaaacagtacatttctaTTTTCCAACGGgactatacatttgggtgaggttcaCTGCCAATTTTATtttaaccatctagtgttcagcgaaataacaacacaatgtcaaaggcattaaccgttactctcttgcAGGAATTCCACTAACAGTCCGTATGTAGCTACTGCTCATTCTGTTTGCTCGAAAATTGATTAATGGACAATGgacgtccatagagacacataccagctctactggtagtactgctactaccagcagtactacacctgcacctgtcgacgacacaagttgttctgcttccacgagcacatccaatgctagcatcagtaattatacatttgttgttagctagcatggacactgacagttgtaaatctgatgcagccgaagagctactacCCCCCTTAGccaggaaagcaccgaacaacagacagggacgttggaccatcgaagaggcgcaaatatgatgagaactacattgatttggggttcacttatattgggagtagtgcctttcctcagtcaCAGTGTgttatgtgcaaaagtactatctcacaactcgatgaaaacTTCACACTTGCGCAGACATTCACAAACAAAACATGCCATTGAAATAAGcaacaggagttttttgagcgagaattaagatgactttcaagtagtaagacatgtataaaagcaacagataccattaataagaaggagctagaagtgtcttatatgatgagctaccgagtggcttggacaggcaagccccatactattgtggaggacttcattcttccttctgccgcggatatggctgggacaataggcccaaaaaactatacagacaatgtcttcatcaaacaacaccgtttcacgatgcatcagtggcatggcaggagatgttttgaaacaattactgcttcgcatacaagccagtggcGGGCCTGGCATATGTCCGttatgtttatggggggtcaattaaggaagacatcctcttctgcaaaccactggaaactaggacaacaggagaggatgtATTGGACAGCCTTGTGACATAAAATGGattttggtggtcaagatgtgttgataTCTGTactgacagggagacatagtggagtggtaacgcgcgtgtaAGTAGTTGTTCCCCGACGCCACTggagtacactgcagcatccactgagaggctgttgctgccaagggaatgcctgacagcttgaaaaaAAAATTGGACACTACAGTAAAATGGTTAACCTTGGTAAATCAAGGGCCcttgaactcttgtgtattttctgcactatgcaatgatatgggcagcgaccatttAAAGTTttgtgcgctggttatcaaggggcagtattgacacatttttttaattgagagacgagATTAAAGTTTATTcccttgtctgaccgcttgcatgagtTTCTCACACGGCTGGCCGATCTGGGTGATGATTTTTCTCGTTTTAAtcatctgaatctaggattatagggactctccgcaactatattcaatgtgcgggaagATTCGAAAAGATTCGTTAACTATTTTAACTAtttccctgcctccagtccacttgccgatatctgaacaagagtgCCTTGTTTTCtggatttctggattgggctgcgctcagagtatcctgccttggcaaatcgcgctgtgaAGACattgatgccctttgcaaccacgtacttatgtgagagtggattctcagccctcactagcatgaaaactaaatacaggcaatacaacccaacattgcagagttaggTGCATCCtttcaaataaggttttatatgtaagatggttaaataaagagcaaaatgatttattatatgtgccctggtcctataagagctctttgccACTTCCCATTaaccgggttgtgacaaaaactcacacccATTTTGaggtttaataaatgtatctttTCTTGAGTTTGAGGTCTATAGACCAGTGGTTcctaaactttttatagtcccgtaccccttcaaacattcaacctccagctgcgtaccccctctagcaccagggtcagtgcatTCTCAAATGTTGTATTTTgggtgtgtggcaggcttacaatgatggcaaaataCAACATTTGAGAatgcactgaccctggtgctagagggggtacgcagctggaggttgaatgtttgaaggggtacgggactataaaaagtttaggaaccactggtctatagacctcaaactcaactctggacctgaAAGCCCGCTCTActgcattttttaaattgttcccctctaatcaggtaaagcagaaaaccagcaggctccggactgggtagggtaagagttgagtacccctggtcgAGAGTGACCTACCCTGGGGGAATGTCAATAGTCTACGGCaagtctctccaaccctgtttctggagagctatggtcctgtaggttttcacaccaaacctaatctagcgcacctgattctaataattagctagttaataagctgaatcaggttagttacaactggagtTGGAGTGaagagtagctctccaggaacaaggttgggaGAGCCCTGGTCTAGAACCCTGggggcatctcagtagtctatagCAGGGGTATTGAACgctgaccctacgaggtccggagcctgatGGTTTTCTGTTCTCCCTGATAATTAATTGCGCCCACCTGGTgttccaggtctaaatcagtccctgattaaatGGGAATGATAAAACAAACACAGTGGAACTGGTTGAGTTTGAGGGTTCTAAAGGGACTTCCTCTCCCTCACCACGGCCTGTTTAAaggtcagtgcagatgaagggaaCAAGCAGGGAAGCGGAAGACATTAGAATATTGAGGCGGCGCTAGACACCTGTTGATCAAGCCATACTGTTTATGAATCGTAGTGAGGTTTTGGCCATAAATTATTTAGTAGGCAGGCAAGCTGCTACTtgggggatgggtagagggagaaGTTGTCACATTGAGTGTAACCAACACGTCAGCTGAAATCTGTCCCAAACTTGTTCCAATTACATTTATTTCATTAAAAAAAGATTTATCTTCTCTCAGCTCTTCAACCTTTCTGCACTGAACTTTTTAACCTGGGGGAAGTACTGAGAAATATTCAAACCAATTAACTGATTTGGTAATGTGAAAATGACTTTGGTTAGAACACGTTTGACTCCACAGGAATTTTTTCCATCAATCCCCAAATTCCCGATTTACAATATTGAACAGAATGTTTTTCTGAGAGTCAAAAAGTTTGCCTGCTCTGTTACTCTGAACTTCATGCCCATTTGCAGTTCATTATTTTACACATTAAGcagacagcccaattctgatattttttcactTTTTTTTACCAATCAGATCAGCGCTGAAAaagatgtgaaaagatctgatgtgattggtcaaaagatccaTTAGtgggaaaaatatcagaattgggctgtctgtgtaaatgcagccatatTGACACACACCACTACCCTAACAAGTTATTTGATTGAAGTAAGGAATAACCAACCATGCTCAGTACAGTTGTATGGAAATATACCACAACTCGGCCATGTTGCAGATAACCAGTCACTTTAACAGCAGCATTTAGGCCTATTTTGGATCAATGGTGCCCTTTGCAGGTGATTAGTTCTCTACTAATATCCGTCCTTCTCCAGAAAAGAAGGGCGAGCTAGACTTCTCCACCTTCCTGACCATGATGCACCGGCAGATCCAGCAAGAGGACCCCAAGGCGGAGATCCTGGAGGCCATGAGGATGACGGACAAGCAGAAGAAGGGCTACATCCTGGCCTCGGAGCTCCGGGCCAAGCTCACCAAGCTAGGAGAGAAGCTGACTGATAAAGAAGGTAGCCTACAATGTGTTTCTATCACTAAGGGTTTTAGCTGTCGTGGATTAAGACAGGACTGGATATAATGCCTAATGGAGCCTCTATTGAAAATGCTGTTTAATGCAGGAGCAGTAGGTAGGCTTAATCTGGGTCCGGGAAACTGGCCCTGAAAGTGCAGCTCAACAGTCTGAATTGGCTCCTTCTTACAATCTCTTATACatcatctgcactgatctgaacAGATGGTagaggtaaacaaaaacaaaaaagtcTAATATAACTGGTATAACTTTACCTGGTATTAGTTGATCAGTTCAGCTCTTTTAACCCTTTACGCTTGTACCCGTATACGggatgaaaatggcagatttgtacACTGATAAACACCTCAATTGGAACTCagtgtctgtacagtaacatgctatacatgacatcAGAGCTCAGGCTCTGTGCTTCACAGCTCTgtctgggttttgactgacagccgatctgaacttgagcactgcagagacaagaagttgcccccatccctccagctaattgggcaactttttaaaaatgttttgtctGCGTGAGGGAAATGTTGTAAATTAAGAGGActctatgtattttgaaagataaaacgttgaggattataataaatactgctttgatgtcatacaagcaaccTTAACAcccgtgagtccaaatgtgcacttcacattttcaTGTCATAAATCTAATTTCATATACACCGTTTATGATCACCATGTTTGATGTATAGTTACAAGAAgacatggcgtcataccctggTTTATtttgaacagaatgagtctgtctgtctacagTGAAGAACATTTGCCTTGGCACATGCACTTGAATGCACTCATGATGCCTTTATATAGACTggtttggttgtttagcaacaaccGCGCAACTatggggttggcttagattgttgaaacgcaaaatatatttgtatttattcaatttgcacaatgagcacttgtctctcaaatacattgttacagttgttggttagctatcTAGCATATGTTTGCCATATTAGCAGTGATATGACATCTGtccaaacacctcaaaacaagacatatTATCATGAACAAAATAAAACTAGTTGAAATGAGCCTCATGCCAGCTTATTTTCATTGTTggtagctatctggccatccagaatcacaacacgaCTTCTACCCCATTGAATCAcgtgacgttgtcagctaacctGTCTATGCGAACCAAATGTACGATATGTTTCCGTAAATTGCATTGTGAAATCCTAACACTTTCATATCATATTTCATTATTTAGCttgtcatgttggcaatagaacaagctttcaaatgattcccatctgacccagattgcgatttTTATAATGGACCGTTCTTCAATTGcttaaacaacaacagtaattgtgtgattgcagggttgtgttccaaacaaaataaCTACACGTGTCCTCGCTCTAATTCCTCCACAGCTAGGAGCTCAAAAAGGCACCTTACAGTTGAAGCCttttctttgagtcataaaagtgcattgacaTTTCTTAGGAaatgtgcacactttggagagcaGTTACACCTCTCTCTCAAACCTCTTATTGTTCTGTCTTGTGTTGCAACACATTTTACAGGAatattatcatgttactgaatgtatccagagtattttcacattttgttatgaacAAATGTGGCAAAAAAGTACataatgtaaaatgcacataacatCAAGTGcttggattcagtcttgtcaggTAAACTGTTGTCCTCACCTGTTGATCTAATAATCtcaactgttccctttcaatttgTACCATGCAAATGCATATGCTTTTCATAtgtcttctgtaagaaacatgtCAAGGTAGCCCTAACCAGTtccatcccaggctgtgtcacaggcGGATGTGACCGGGAACCCCATGttgtggcgcacaattggcccagcatcgtccgggttaggggagggtttagctgGAGGGGGATTTCCTTGTctcattgtgctctagcgactccttgtggcgggccgggctctgacacattggtgcggctggcttccgggttaagcaagcagtgtgtcaagaagcagtggcggcttggcaggtcatgttacggaggacgcgtggctctcgaccttcgccccTCCCGAGTCCGTTGGGgatttgcagcgatgagacaagatcgtaactaccaattggatataacGAAAAAGGGGGTAATTTTTTTTATCATGTGGCCCTATCCATAGGCCAATTCACAGGATGGTAAAGGGTTAAATGAGTGCAGAAACAAGGCCTCTTTAGACTGTTGTGATGCCCCAAGTAACTCCAAGAGAAATTGAATTGCTATCTGTCCCAGTGGGTCAAGTCATCCTcattctgcaggctctagttttgtctaatcttgattattgtccagatgtgtggtccagtgctgcaaggaaatacctagttcagctgcagctggtccagaacagagcggcacgttttgatcttcattgtaatcaaagggctga
This window encodes:
- the LOC116365188 gene encoding calmodulin-like protein 4; the protein is MMHRQIQQEDPKAEILEAMRMTDKQKKGYILASELRAKLTKLGEKLTDKEVDELFREANVKSNGNVHYEEFTRMVTLPSVDY